From a single Candidatus Defluviilinea gracilis genomic region:
- a CDS encoding ABC transporter ATP-binding protein: MTDITPIILEAKGITKKFPGVLANDNVNFDLHKGEIHALLGENGAGKSTLMNVLYGLYKPDSGTVTVAGNPMALNSSRDAIQHGIGMVHQHFMLIPVFTVTENIMLGAETDHRAAPNEMPLVKLDRAEVAQKVRDLSHQYGLEVDPEAVVGNLPVGVQQRVEIVKALYRKANILILDEPTAVLTPQEADDLFRIMHELTDKGVSIVFITHKLKEVLKVADRITVMRAGRVVGSANPKESNEQQLASMMVGREVILTVQKKPAEPKEDVLIVNNLRVKDVRGLEAVRGVSFNVRAGEVLGLAGVQGNGQTELAEALSGLRASEGGHFSIGGRELTGKPPRQITEAGLANIPEDRQRHGLVLGYTIADNMALCDYYHAPFSKGIVIQQNQVDANARKLIENYDVRTPSPYTAAGKLSGGNQQKVIVARELSRPVKLVLASQPTRGLDVGSIEYIHKQIIAMRDRGVAVLLVSAELDEILSLSDRIAVIYRGEIISTVDSKDASREQLGLLMAGVHEPA, encoded by the coding sequence ACCTTGATGAACGTTCTCTACGGGTTATACAAACCAGATTCTGGAACAGTGACCGTGGCTGGAAACCCAATGGCGCTCAACTCGTCGCGCGATGCGATCCAACACGGCATCGGTATGGTGCACCAGCACTTCATGCTCATCCCGGTGTTCACCGTCACCGAAAATATCATGCTCGGAGCCGAAACCGACCATCGCGCCGCGCCGAACGAAATGCCGTTGGTGAAATTGGATCGCGCGGAGGTGGCGCAAAAAGTGAGAGACCTCTCGCATCAATACGGGCTTGAAGTTGATCCCGAGGCGGTTGTGGGGAACCTGCCTGTGGGCGTTCAACAGCGCGTCGAGATCGTCAAGGCGCTCTACCGTAAGGCAAACATCCTCATCCTCGACGAACCGACCGCCGTGTTAACCCCGCAAGAAGCGGATGATCTCTTCCGCATTATGCACGAGTTGACCGACAAGGGCGTATCGATCGTGTTCATCACCCATAAACTCAAAGAGGTATTGAAAGTTGCCGACCGCATCACCGTCATGCGCGCGGGGCGCGTTGTGGGAAGCGCCAACCCAAAAGAAAGCAATGAGCAACAACTTGCCTCGATGATGGTGGGGCGCGAAGTGATTCTCACCGTGCAAAAGAAACCCGCCGAACCCAAAGAGGACGTTCTCATCGTCAACAACCTGCGCGTCAAAGATGTGCGCGGGCTTGAAGCGGTGCGTGGCGTTTCGTTCAACGTTCGCGCCGGCGAAGTGTTGGGCTTGGCGGGCGTGCAAGGCAACGGGCAGACCGAACTGGCGGAGGCGCTGAGCGGTCTGCGCGCCAGTGAAGGAGGTCATTTCTCGATTGGCGGGCGCGAACTGACCGGGAAGCCGCCGCGCCAGATCACCGAGGCCGGTTTGGCAAATATTCCCGAAGACCGTCAACGGCATGGGCTGGTGCTTGGCTACACCATCGCAGATAACATGGCGCTCTGCGACTACTACCATGCGCCATTCTCAAAAGGGATCGTCATTCAGCAGAATCAAGTGGATGCGAATGCGCGAAAACTGATCGAAAATTACGATGTGCGCACGCCCTCCCCATATACTGCGGCTGGCAAACTGTCCGGCGGAAACCAACAAAAGGTGATTGTGGCGCGCGAACTCAGCCGCCCGGTAAAACTGGTGCTTGCGTCGCAACCCACGCGCGGCTTGGATGTGGGCTCGATCGAATACATCCACAAGCAGATCATTGCCATGCGCGATCGCGGTGTGGCGGTCCTGCTCGTTTCGGCAGAATTAGACGAGATCCTGTCGCTCTCGGATCGGATCGCGGTGATCTATCGCGGCGAGATCATCTCCACAGTGGATAGCAAAGACGCCTCGCGCGAACAGTTGGGCTTGTTGATGGCTGGGGTGCATGAACCAGCCTGA